In Corynebacterium sp. P4-C1, the sequence CGAAACCGATGATCACCGGGTACGCCCGCAGCGGGTTGTAGTTGCGCGGCAGCACCAGCGTGTACGGGCGGACCATGCCGTCGACGGTGACGACGCGGAAGTCCAGCCCCGATTCGGAGAGTGACTTGGCCACGCCGGCAGCCTGGCTGGAACCGGTGGAGGAAAGCTGCGCGGAGGCCTCAGCGGGCGGGACCGAAAGCGCGATCATTGCGGCGGTGAATGCTGCGCACGAAACTCGGCGAAATTTTTTCATGAGGGGGATATTACGGCTCCGGGACCGCGGTGTCACTTTGGGGGCTCAAAGGAAAAATCCCGCCCGCCGTGAAGGCGGACGGGATGGAAGCCGGCAGATAATTAGCCGAGCTTGTTCAGGGCGCGGGCCATGTTGGACTTCTTGTTGGCCGCGTTGTTGCGGTGGAAGACGCCCTTGGTCACTGCCTTGTCCAGCTTGCGGGACGCGATGCGGAGCTGCTCCTCAGCCGCGGTCTTGTCGCCGCCGGCAACGATCTCGTTGAACTTGCGGATCTCGGTGCGGACTGCGGAACGGATGCTCTTGTTGCGGACGCGGCGCTTCTCGTTGGTCAGGACGCGCTTCTGCTGCTGCTTGATGTTAGCCATGAGGTACCTCTTGAATCTTGTCGGATGATCTCGTGCATTCGACTACCTGACTGGTTCTGGGACTACTGCGCCACGTCTTGTGGAGGGGAGCCGCGGACCCAAGGTCCTGCCCGCGGCGCGCGGCGCACCCGAACAATCAGTGCGAATAACCTGTCATACCCTAGCAGCCGGAACGTCGTCGTCCAAAATCGTCCTAGGCCCAGTCGAAGCGCTTGCGCAGGTGCTCGGCGATGTGCTCGAAGAGGCGGGCGGGAAACAGCGCTCCGCGCCGGCGCAGGTCGGTCTCGGGAACG encodes:
- the rpsT gene encoding 30S ribosomal protein S20, producing the protein MANIKQQQKRVLTNEKRRVRNKSIRSAVRTEIRKFNEIVAGGDKTAAEEQLRIASRKLDKAVTKGVFHRNNAANKKSNMARALNKLG